GTACAGAAATATCTGATTTCTTTTCAAGTAAAGAGTTTAGTCTCACAGAGTCACAGGAGCGATGATTCTGTGGTGATACCATTTCACGAAAAATCTGATACAGATGTAAATCCTGAAAGCTTTGCTGCATCTAAGTTTTTTAATTGCGAATTGCGAATTGCGAATTGCGAATTGTGAATTGGTATGATATGGCATTTTGGTGATATTTTCTACTGTGACTGCGAGATAATCTCAACCAGACTGTGGAAGTAGAAATAACTATAGACTAATTTCTTTGCATTCGTAGCTGTGCATTATAAATTTGCCTTCTGAGATTTTCATTGTTTTGAACTTCTCTAGTTATTTGATTGAATTTTTCAGAAGATAGTCCATTGTCTTTCACTATTTGTTGATAGTTATTACAGAATTCAATGGCAACCTTTTTCGCCTCTCTAGGTAAACTATTAAGACTATTCGCATCATCACAACTAATATTTGGTAATTCGCCTCTACCAATTATTTTCTTGATTTTACCCATAGCTTCCTGTCGCTTGGGCTCCATCGTTAATGTTGCTCTAGCGTAGGCATTAATATCATTAGCAGTGAATGAAGGAGAATTTTGAGCAACTGCTGGTGAGATAAAAAATAAACAGCTAGCAGTCAAACTAGCAACACTGATGGCAGCAAAATAGGATGATTGACTGACTCGACTAATTAGGCGATGTAAATATAAATAATTTCTCATCTGTTAATTATCTGTGTGAGAAACAAGGACAATTGGTAACTCTGTTAATCACATTGAGTTATTTTATAAGTCAGATGTTCCAGAAAAACAAAGTCTTTACAAAAACAGTTCTAAATTATGATGACTATCAGATTATATACATTTGTCTAAGAGAGGGCATTCAGGTAGCTTTGCTCTGTGAGTGCAAATAGATTCTACTTGGTAAGTAACTTTAACGCCAAGAACAAACTTGACAAAGTTCAATGATTTTAGTTTGTAGTGTGGGTAATTCTGTAGCACCTTGTTTGAGGCTCACTTCTAATTCTAGTAATAGGGGTAAGCACTGGATTAATTGCTGCACGGATAGAGATTTTATCTCTTGCTGCAAAAAATATATGCGTTTGGGGTTGCCGATTTCTGCTGCTTGGGCGATCGCCTGGGAATTTCGCTCACCGCTTTCCATCATCATTTTCACCCATAACCAAGTACGGAACTGACCGATGAGAGTAGCGACAATCTTGATACCTGGTTCACAGGCAGTAATTAACTCCGTCAAAATACTTAATGCTTTAGCTGTATCCCCAGTTCTAATGGCTGCTGCTAATTGTAAACTATTGTGTTGGCTATTCCTAATCAACAGGGCAACTCTATCCACATCTAGGGGTTGCTGATTTCCCCCAGCATATAACTGTAATTTTGCCAGTTCGTTATCTAAGAGGCGAGTATCGTTACCTACAGCCTCAGCTAAGAGTTCCACCGCATTAGCAGTTAATTTTAAGTTAATACTCTGTGCTGCTTGCTGTACTGCTTGGGTAATGAGTTCTATTTTCCAGGGAGGAATCACAGGGAATTCTCGATATTCCTGAGCATGTTGCTTGAGAAGCTTAGTTGATTTCAATCGCTCATCGGGCTTATTGCGACTAGTAAGCAGCAAGCAGGATGTTGCGGGAATTACGGAGAGGGTACGGTTGAGTTCAGATAGGATGTTTTCTGAGCAACTTTGACACAATGTCGTATTTACCAACCATACCAAACGCCCACCAGCTCCAAAAGGCGGTGTCATTGCCTGATTTAAGCCATCAATAACGGCATCAGCTTGTTCGGGAGGATGGATACTGTAATTAAAACTTATCCATAGAGGATCGAGAAGGCGATCGCGCAATCCTGCCACGGCTTTCTCTATGGCAAATTCATCCTCACCCCAGTAAACATAAATTGGCATAGAAATTATTCAGGGGAAAGGAAAAGTTTTTTGGATAAAGACTAGCTTCGTGTTCATTATCCCCTATCATCCATTCCCCAATGACCAATTTTCGCTACATTGGATAAAGGTAAAGTCAAAGGAATTTCTAGATGTCGGCACAATTGTTACTGGTAGATGATGAACCGGGATTGCGGGAAGCTGTCAAAGATTATTTACAAGAGAGCGGTTTCAGCGTTCAAGTTGCCAGTAACGCCCGTGAAGGGTGGGATATAATGCAACAAAATATACCGGATTTAGTGATTTCTGATGTCATGATGCCCCAGGTTGATGGGTATCAGTTTCTGAAACAACTCCGAGCAGATCCGCGTTTTCAAACCTTACCTGTCGTATTCTTAACGGCAAAAGGTATGACTAGCGATCGCATTCAGGGTTATCAAGCTGGAGTCGATGCTTATTTACCCAAACCTTTCGATCCAGATGAGTTAGTGGCAATTGTCGAAAACCTCCTAACTCGTCGCCACAGCAAAACGGCAAACTCCCATGAAGAAGGAGAAACTCCAGATATTGCCGAATTGGCAAACCAAATCGCCCAGATTAAGGCATTATTAACTCAGAGAAGCGCGATCGCCCAGTCTCCAGCACCTTTCTCTATTGATTTAACCCCCAGGGAGCAAAGTGTTCTCAACTTAGTCGCAGAAGGTTTAATGAATAAAGAAATTGCCCGTCGCTTGGATACTAGCGTCCGCAACGTCGAAAAATACGTCAGTCGTCTGTTTAGCAAAACTGGTACAAATAGCCGCACAGAACTTGTACGCTTTGCCCTAGAGCATGGTTTGGCTAAATAACAATACAGTTTTGTATAAGGTAGATGCTGAAATTTTGCACAAATTTCCCTTGATGATCAAACACGGTGATTAATGTCTCGCTAAAAGTCATGAAGTCATGACATAGGATTCCCAGGGAAACATCAAATTATTCCGTATCCTGTTCTCATTCCTAGCTCAATCTTCATTTTCCTGAGAAGTGAGAGTGGCGATCGCACTCAGTCATCATCATGCAAAAACTATCGGCGACAACACATCTATATAAAATCTTAATCAAGAAAATCGCGATTGTAGTTCCAACAATGAGTGGGAAATTCCATCTTTGTTAAACCCATACCCTGCTAATCAGCAAGGTTAAACGGCATTAGTAGGCACCCAATTGATGTCCGTAGTGCAAAGGGTGAGAACTACTCTAGACGCGGTATGAGCGCCTTTGTGGAGGGTAGAACCAGTTTATCAATCTGAGGTCAGGGATGACTGCCGACTCAATGTGGTGATAGTCAGCATAGAGGCAAAAAATTTACCACTGCCCAATTATCAGGATTTGCAACTACTGAAATGAGAAATATCCAATTATTGGACACTATCAGTGGAGTTACGCAAACGCATTATTTGACGACGCATTTGAGGAGAAGCTTTCAGCTCAGATAATTCATGAACTTTAATTGCTTGGTGCAGCATTTCCAAAAATTCGTCAGAACCTTGAGCCAGAGCATCCAATAATACATCTAAAAGTTGATCGCGATCGCTCAAGAGGCTTTTTTCTTCAATCAGTCGAAACTTGAGATTGATTTCGCATTCGTAAACACCAACTTCAATGTTATTTACTTGCAGTGGCAGTGCTTTGGAATTCATACGTTTTCAGAGTCCTTGTACTAGGTGTTAATCAGGGTCAGGAGCGAAATCTCTAGGGAAAATTTTGGCACATTTTTTTGAAATCCAAAGTGCTGAACTAGGTCAGCTTTATTTTTAACTTACTCATCTACTTTTCATCCTGCATCTCCTGTGTTAATGAGGTAACGCAAATTGCTCTTGACTGAATATAAGGGCTGATGTCGAACTAAGCCATAACTATTATTCAGTTTTTAAGATTCTATACAATAAAGTTTTTGTAAGAACTTATGCGAGCTTTTTAAAGGTTTTTACATCAACTTTATCTCCACGTCAATAATTGTTTGAGTTTTTACTGAGTTTTTAGTACTTATACGTAAGTAAAAACGCTGAATAGGCAATAAATAATAAAAGCTAGACGTTGTTTGCTAAAAAATCAGTATATTTACTAAATGTATGTTTTTTGCCTATGTAATTGCAGGACAATTTTATAAGCAAAATTATCAAAGCGACAATTTCTCTGTAAAATGAATAACCTATATCCGGTAAAAAATTTTTTTTTGAGGCAAATTTACCCCTGAGCAGGATGTAGTCATTGTGCTTCTCTTGCTAAAAATTTGCAAAACCTGAAAATCAAATTGTCATGACATCAGCCTTGTTCCCCAGACAAATCCCCCGAGGGAAAAGAAAAATCATGTTGCACAAGTGAAAGACATAATTTATTTTTGCAATTCCTCAAGCAGATTTTTTTTGCAAAACCCTTACCCTTTTTTAAGCTCTGGCTATAGGCTGCCATTTTATCGGTAGAGGGTACTGCTATTGGTGAACTTTGTTCCAGGCAATTGCCCCAATAATTGAGAAATGTCACGTCTGTGGGAGGATTCCGTCTACAATAATTGTCAGTGTGAATCACCCAACTCTGACAACCCTTCTATGGACAATACAACATTACTTAAGTCCACAACCCGCCATATCCGTATTTTCGCAGCGGAAATAGACAAAGATGGCGAATTGGTGCCCAACAATCAAGTCTTGACCTTGGACATTGACCCAGACAACGAATTTAACTGGAATGAAGATGCTTTACAAAGTGTTTATCGGAAATTCGATGAACTAGTAGAAGCTTCCAGTGGGGTAGATTTGACAGATTACAACCTGCGGCGGATTGGTTCTGATTTAGAGCATTATGTGCGATCGCTCCTGCAAAAAGGCGAAATCAGCTATAACCTCTTATCCCGTGTCAATAATTACAGTATGGGACTGCCCCGCATTGGTACAGAAGCTAATTCCTAGGAACCCAGACTTGACGCTTAACTAGCTCATAATTTCCCCTGCCCAGCAACATGAAATTTTTGGCTGCTAGAATCATTCTTACGCTTGCTATCCCCTGCTTGTTATTTTCCCCCTCCCTAGCTGCCGAAACCGTCCAACTCCTAGGACGTGCCATTTTACCAGCAGATACCTTTGCCCCAGGGGCAACATCGGGTCAATTAAAAAAAACTAACCGTACCACACCCTTTAGGCATTCCCAACCAGTACAGGGATTTTCATCGGTAATTCCTGGACCGAAGGTAGGTACGTATTTGGTCGTTTCCGATAACGGTTTTGGAGCTAAGGCAAATTCCCCAGATTATGTACTGCGTATTTATGCGGTAGAGCCAGACTTTACTACAGGTCGTGTTTTTCCTGTCAATTTGCAAACAGGTGAGCGTCTGAGCAGTTTCAATCGTCAAAGCTTTCTGGAACTCAATGACAAAAAAGGTTTGGTAAAATTTCCCCTCATTGCCGAACAAGCTGTTTACCCCACAAGCAATATTCCTGTAAGTGACAAAATTCAAAGTCAGCGATTACTTACTGGTGGTGATTTTGATATTGAATCCTTCCGTCGTGACAGTGATGGTACGTACTGGCTAGGGGATGAATTTGGTCCCTACCTACTGCATATCGGTAGTCAGGGTGAACTACTCGACTCGCCAATTTCTTTGCCTAACTTGGGGAAAATTGGCGGGTTAAATTTGATAAAATCTCCCGATCATCCAGATTTTGCTTCCCTTTCTAGCCAGGAAGAGAGACTGCAAGCAGCTAACCTGAGGGGTTCCAGTGGCTTTGAAGGATTAGCTATTAACCCTAGGGGGGATAAACTCTATGCGATGCTAGAAGGAGTAATTAAGGGGGA
The Calothrix sp. 336/3 DNA segment above includes these coding regions:
- a CDS encoding response regulator transcription factor → MSAQLLLVDDEPGLREAVKDYLQESGFSVQVASNAREGWDIMQQNIPDLVISDVMMPQVDGYQFLKQLRADPRFQTLPVVFLTAKGMTSDRIQGYQAGVDAYLPKPFDPDELVAIVENLLTRRHSKTANSHEEGETPDIAELANQIAQIKALLTQRSAIAQSPAPFSIDLTPREQSVLNLVAEGLMNKEIARRLDTSVRNVEKYVSRLFSKTGTNSRTELVRFALEHGLAK
- a CDS encoding Npun_R1517 family heterocyst differentiation transcriptional regulator, coding for MNSKALPLQVNNIEVGVYECEINLKFRLIEEKSLLSDRDQLLDVLLDALAQGSDEFLEMLHQAIKVHELSELKASPQMRRQIMRLRNSTDSVQ
- a CDS encoding DUF4168 domain-containing protein, with the protein product MRNYLYLHRLISRVSQSSYFAAISVASLTASCLFFISPAVAQNSPSFTANDINAYARATLTMEPKRQEAMGKIKKIIGRGELPNISCDDANSLNSLPREAKKVAIEFCNNYQQIVKDNGLSSEKFNQITREVQNNENLRRQIYNAQLRMQRN
- a CDS encoding NAD(P)H-quinone oxidoreductase subunit M, producing MDNTTLLKSTTRHIRIFAAEIDKDGELVPNNQVLTLDIDPDNEFNWNEDALQSVYRKFDELVEASSGVDLTDYNLRRIGSDLEHYVRSLLQKGEISYNLLSRVNNYSMGLPRIGTEANS
- a CDS encoding esterase-like activity of phytase family protein; this translates as MKFLAARIILTLAIPCLLFSPSLAAETVQLLGRAILPADTFAPGATSGQLKKTNRTTPFRHSQPVQGFSSVIPGPKVGTYLVVSDNGFGAKANSPDYVLRIYAVEPDFTTGRVFPVNLQTGERLSSFNRQSFLELNDKKGLVKFPLIAEQAVYPTSNIPVSDKIQSQRLLTGGDFDIESFRRDSDGTYWLGDEFGPYLLHIGSQGELLDSPISLPNLGKIGGLNLIKSPDHPDFASLSSQEERLQAANLRGSSGFEGLAINPRGDKLYAMLEGVIKGDSLPRRLLIHEFDLASKKYTGKVFSYRLESSHHAIGELTAINDHEFIVIERDNRQGDRRQPGFANPAQFKRLYLINLQKTDHQGFVEKKLLVDLLKIADPQGIAGKDAYHGIFTFPFVTIENVLPLDAKTLLVINDNNYADSQGRSPKQSDNTEFILLRLGQSLNLDPSLYVR
- the holA gene encoding DNA polymerase III subunit delta, with amino-acid sequence MPIYVYWGEDEFAIEKAVAGLRDRLLDPLWISFNYSIHPPEQADAVIDGLNQAMTPPFGAGGRLVWLVNTTLCQSCSENILSELNRTLSVIPATSCLLLTSRNKPDERLKSTKLLKQHAQEYREFPVIPPWKIELITQAVQQAAQSINLKLTANAVELLAEAVGNDTRLLDNELAKLQLYAGGNQQPLDVDRVALLIRNSQHNSLQLAAAIRTGDTAKALSILTELITACEPGIKIVATLIGQFRTWLWVKMMMESGERNSQAIAQAAEIGNPKRIYFLQQEIKSLSVQQLIQCLPLLLELEVSLKQGATELPTLQTKIIELCQVCSWR